A DNA window from Xiphias gladius isolate SHS-SW01 ecotype Sanya breed wild chromosome 3, ASM1685928v1, whole genome shotgun sequence contains the following coding sequences:
- the LOC120786453 gene encoding serine/threonine-protein kinase TAO2-like isoform X4, with amino-acid sequence MPSSARAGNLKDPEVADLFCKDDPEKLFADLREIGHGSFGAVYFARDVRNNEVVAIKKMSYSGKQTNEKWQDIIKEVKFLQKLRHPNTIEYRGCYLKEHTAWLVMEYCLGSASDLLEVHKKPLQEVEIAAITHGALQGLAYLHSHNMIHRDVKAGNILLTEPGQVKLGDFGSASIVAPANSFVGTPYWMAPEVILAMDEGQYDGKVDVWSLGITCIELAERKPPLFNMNAMSALYHIAQNESPILQSNHWSDSFRNFVDSCLQKIPQDRPTSDVLLNHRFLCRERPLTVIMDLIARTKDAVRELDNLQYRKMKKILFQETQQNGPVSEGGEDEEEVEQYLLQTGTVNSMESSQSVPSMSISASSQSSSVNSLADASDDSSSEMAMMQEGEHTVTSNSSIIHRPTGQDNIYDDPYQPEMDQPQVPSAGRRRAYYRNRDHFATIRTASLVTRQIQEHEQGSALREQMSGYKRMRRQHQKQLMGLENKLKAEMDEHQLKLDKELENQRNSFSTEADKLSKKHQAILEKETKAALAEEKKFQQHILGQQKKELTSLLESQKRQYRQRKEQLKEELSENQSTPKREKQEWLIRQKECLQQMQAEEEASLLRRQRQYYELQCRQYKRKMLLARHNLEQDLLREDLNKKQTQKDLECAMLLRHHESTQELEFRQLSSVQRTRAELIRTQHQTELTNQMEYNKRREQELRQKHAMEVRQQPKSLKSKELQIKRQFQETCKIQTRQYKALRNHLLESTPKSDHKAVLKRLKEEQTRKLAILAEQYDHSINDMLSTQALRLDETQEAEYQVLRMQLQQELELLNAYQSKIKIHTDTQHEREAKDLEQRVSIRRALLEQRIEEEMLSLQNERSERIRTLLERQAHEIEAFDSESMRLGFSNMALTGIPAEAFNQGYPTPSPSSGSSGWPSRPVPRSGSHWSHSVQNSVATPSWRSQNHGGGGFSRAESINSPHGLGRDSELNKSGRGHPSSSSSSHHHHHHQQHYLPQHYQHHQSTPQLYRDGHDRESRERDRAREWVGGGGHYSHHSQGHHHLSTHASSQSLALLPPPPPPPPISLSTSSPPSSASSSSSSQGGYGGGGLSVRGPSLMALRNSPQPLRRTASGGPGGSGGSDGGLSRSTSVTSHISNGSHLSYS; translated from the exons ATGCCCTCGAGTGCACGGGCGGGCAATCTGAAAGACCCGGAGGTGGCAGATCTCTTCTGCAAAGATGACCCGGAGAAGCTGTTTGCTGACCTCCGCGAGATCGGCCACGGCAGCTTCGGAGCAGTGTATTTT GCCCGAGATGTGCGCAACAATGAGGTGGTGGCCATCAAGAAAATGTCGTACAGCGGCAAGCAGACAAACGAG AAATGGCAGGACATCATTAAAGAGGTGAAGTTTCTGCAGAAACTTCGCCACCCTAACACTATTGAGTACCGGGGATGTTACCTGAAAGAACACACAGCATGG CTGGTGATGGAGTACTGCCTCGGCTCGGCCTCAGACCTCCTTGAAG ttcACAAAAAGCCGCTCCAGGAGGTTGAAATAGCTGCTATTACCCACGGTGCACTGCAGGGATTGGCATATCTTCATTCTCACAATATGATTCACAG GGACGTGAAAGCGGGCAACATCCTGCTAACGGAGCCTGGTCAGGTCAAACTCGGGGACTTTGGTTCTGCCTCAATCGTGGCTCCGGCCAACTCCTTCGTGGGGACTCCCTACTG GATGGCTCCAGAGGTGATCTTGGCCATGGATGAGGGCCAGTACGATGGCAAGGTGGACGTCTGGTCGCTGGGCATCACCTGCATAGAGCTGG CTGAGAGGAAGCCCCCACTGTTCAATATGAATGCTATGAGTGCCTTATATCACATCGCTCAGAATGAAAGCCCCATCCTCCAGTCCAACCACTG GTCTGATTCCTTCCGCAACTTTGTTGACTCTTGCCTACAGAAGATTCCCCAGGACCGGCCTACCTCGGACGTGCTGCTGAAT caTCGGTTCTTGTGCCGTGAGCGTCCGCTGACGGTGATCATGGACCTGATTGCACGAACCAAGGATGCAGTGCGGGAGCTGGACAACCTGCAGTACCGCAAGATGAAGAAGATCCTCTTCCAGGAGACTCAGCAGAACGGCCCTGTGTCcgaaggaggagaggatgaggag gaGGTGGAGCAGTACCTGCTGCAGACAGGTACAGTCAACAGCATGGAGAGCTCCCAGTCAGTTCCCAGTATGTCCATCTCAGCCAGTTCTCAGAGCAGCTCAGTTAACAGCCTGGCGGACGCCTCTgatgacagcagcagtgagaTGGCCATGATGCAGGAGGGCGAGCACACCGTCACCTCCAACAGCTCCATCATCCACCGGCCCACG ggtCAGGATAACATCTATGACGACCCTTACCAGCCTGAGATGGACCAACCCCAGGTTCCCTCAGCTGGACGCCGTCGAGCCTACTATCGCAACCGTGACCACTTTGCCACAATCCGAACTGCTTCCTTG GTGACCCGTCAGATCCAGGAACACGAGCAGGGCTCAGCGCTGCGAGAGCAGATGTCCGGATACAAGCGAATGAGGCGGCAGCACCAGAAGCAGCTGATGGGGCTGGAGAACAAGCTGAAGGCGGAGATGGATGAGCACCAGCTGAAGCTGGACAAAGAACTGGAGAACCAGAGGAACAGCTTCTCCACCGAGGCCGACAAGCTGTCCAAGAAGCACCAGGCCATCCTGGAGAAAGAG acaaaagcagctctGGCAGAGGAGAAGAAGTTCCAGCAGCACATACTGGGCCAGCAGAAGAAGGAACTGACCAGTTTACTGGAGTCGCAGAAACGCCAGTATCGCCAACGCAAGGAGCAGCTGAAAGAG GAGCTGAGCGAGAACCAGTCGACTCCGAAGCGTGAGAAGCAGGAGTGGTTGATCCGTCAGAAGGAGTGTTTGCAGCAGATGCaggcggaggaggaggccaGCCTGCTCAGGAGGCAGAGGCAGTACTACGAGCTGCAGTGTCGGCAGTACAAGAGGAAGATGCTGCTGGCTCGCCACAACCTGGAACAGGACCTGCTCAGAGAG GACCTGAACAAGAAGCAGACCCAGAAGGATCTGGAGTGCGCCATGCTGCTGCGACACCACGAGTCCACCCAGGAGCTGGAGTTCAGGCAGCTGAGCTCGGTGCAACGAACTCGGGCCGAACTGATCCGAACACAACACCAGACTGAACTGACCAACCAGATGGAGTACAACAAGCGTCGCGAACAAGAGCTAAGACAGAAACACGCCATGGAGGTCCGCCAGCAGCCCAAGAGCCTCAAG TCCAAAGAGCTGCAGATTAAGCGTCAGTTCCAGGAGACCTGTAAGATCCAGACTCGTCAGTACAAAGCCCTGAGGAACCACCTGCTGGAGAGCACTCCGAAATCCGACCACAAAGCCGTCCTCAAACGCCTCAAAGAGGAGCAAACACGTAAGCTGGCCATCCTGGCCGAGCAGTACGACCACTCCATCAACGACATGCTGTCCACACAGGCT CTGCGGCTGGATGAGACCCAGGAGGCGGAGTACCAGGTGCTGCggatgcagctgcagcaggagctggagctgctgaACGCCTATCAAAGCAAGATCAAGATCCACACCGACACCCAGCACGAACGAGAGGCGAAGGACCTGGAGCAGCGGGTGTCCATCCGCCGAGCGCTGCTGGAGCAAAGG ATCGAGGAGGAGATGCTGTCTCTGCAGAACGAGCGTTCAGAGAGAATCCGGACTCTGCTCGAGCGTCAGGCTCACGAGATCGAGGCCTTCGACTCGGAGAGCATGCGGCTCGGCTTCAGCAACATGGCGCTGACCGGGATCCCGGCCGAGGCCTTCAACCAGGGCTACCCGACCCCAAGCCCGTCGTCGGGGTCCAGCGGCTGGCCGTCACGGCCCGTCCCCCGCTCGGGCAGCCACTGGAGCCACAGCGTGCAGAACTCAGTGGCGACTCCGTCCTGGCGCAGTCAGAACCACGGCGGAGGAGGCTTCAGCCGCGCCGAGTCCATCAACTCCCCCCACGGCCTCGGCAGGGACAGCGAGCTGAACAAGAGCGGCAGGGGGcacccctcttcctcctcctcctcccaccaccaccaccaccaccagcagcactACCTCCCCCAGCACTACCAACACCACCAGAGCACGCCGCAGCTCTACCGCGACGGCCACGACCGCGAAAGCCGGGAGCGCGACCGGGCCAGGGAGTGGGTGGGAGGAGGGGGCCACTACTCCCATCACTCCCAGGGCCACCACCACCTCTCCACCCACGCCTCCTCCCAGTCCCTGGCTCTGCTTCCACCgccacctccacctccccccatctccctctccacctcctctcctccctcctctgcctcctcctcatcatcgtCACAGGGAGGCTACGGAGGCGGGGGCCTGAGCGTCAGGGGCCCCAGTCTGATGGCCCTCAGGAACAGCCCCCAGCCTCTGAGGAGGACGGCCTCAGGGGGGCCGGGGGGCAGCGGGGGGAGCGACGGAGGGCTCAGCCGGAGCACGTCGGTCACGTCTCACATTTCTAACGGCTCTCACCTCTCCTACTCATGA